In the genome of Mastomys coucha isolate ucsf_1 unplaced genomic scaffold, UCSF_Mcou_1 pScaffold21, whole genome shotgun sequence, the window TCCCAACTGGTCAGTCTAATgttctcagcagttaagattttGAAGAGGAGGGGCATAGGAAGAGTTGAAGTGGGAAGGGTAGAATAGTATTTAataggaaattctcaaaaataaataccgTCATAGTtaagaattttcaaaatgtaGTATAAAATATAGGGCTACAGTACTGATAACTAAGATGCATTAAAGTCAaatatgacaaaaccaaataaatgcaTAGATGTATTTGCAACTGGATTTAGCAGTGAACTGATGCACAGTAGAAAGAGTTCttgaaaatcaacaaacaaaagcatgttGTTTAAAATCTGATGATGAAAATGGGGAGTAAAAGGCAGGCTGATGCATAATGTCACTACATCAGGTGAGCAGATGGCACAGTGAAGTATTGGATGCACCCACATCCACCACATCCACAGTAAAAGCTGAGTGTTCACACGGGTTGCAGAGTGTGGGGAGGCTggcaaaaacaataacaactgTCTAGGTGCTGGTGAGGGAGCGAATAGATATGAGCAAGAGCTACTTGGCAAGTGTCACTGATAACTGTTGGCTTCTGGCTTGAACTCCTGAGGTAGCACACATTTCCCTTATGGGAAGACATTAGGAGGCTATACTCTCCCTTCATGAAAGGAAATCAAAAGGAATGAATCAGGTCAGGCATACATTAACTTCAATGTATACATGTAACTTCAAAAATAGATGGTTAAAAACCACTGTGATAAAGGACACAGGGCCACTTATGTAAGCCATGAAAgcccacaaaagaaaaacatattctccatgaatgtgcacatacatgtaaagtTATAAAAACATATAATGGCATGATATGTAGTCCTGGAATCTGGTGGGAAAGCTATAAGAGTTTATCTAGCCTCTAATGTAGCACAGCATTTCCAACAAAATACCTTGACAGTTAAACTGTGAAGCTCTCAGAAAACTGGGATATCATTACTGTATCTGACAGTTCTGAGACAATGGGCACAGAggacatctttttgttttgtttgtttttttcgagacagggtttctctgtgtagccctggctgtcctggaactcactctgtagaccaggctggcctcgaactcagaaatccacctgcctctgcctcccaagtgctgggattaaaggtgtgcaccaccaccgcctggctcacaGAGGACATCTTAAGAAGCACAGCACAATGAAAGCTGACTCAGGTCAGGAGCCCGTGGCAGAAGGTAATTCATACACTTACCTAAGAAGTAACCAAAAAGAGAGACTTTCCTTCATACCTCCTAAGTACCACAGACTCCTCTAGTTGGCCTCTAGCTCAGCCTGACAAAGTCACCTGTCTTTACTGCAGCCCCATGAAAGCATTTGCCTCCTCTGATGAAGAACTTGCAGCAATGCTTCTCAGAACAACGGTACTTACTGCTTGTGTCCAGTGTTTGGCCAGATACTATCAAGAACTCCAAGAAATCTGTGAACTTGCTTCCTGACTCATCTATAGCAACATAAAattgttggctcccccctccccccagcacccCAATTTACAGTTGAGACTTGAGAGGTCAAAACTCACCCCCATAGAACCAGCCTGATCTTTAGTTCAAACTGAGGTTAGGTAACTTCAAAACCATGTCTCCATGCTGTGCCACACCTCCCAAAGCCCCTTATCTTGTGGTTGCCTTTTTCAcactggtctgtctgggctgccCGTACCAGACAGACATCGCCCTAAGTTCCTCTAAAGAACTATTCAAACATACCAAGCAAGAAGAAAATGGGAGGAACTTCTTAGCCCCAGAACTTGTGATGGCTCTCCTAGAAATGATCTAGCATGATGTAAAGAAcaaaaaagtatttcaaaatcaAGAGTAAAAGGTATAAAGTGACTATATTCTTTCATACCAGGGTCTTTGCTGAACTTTATATAAAGTTCCATATCTAGTCACCTTAATGGCACACTTGATAGGGGATGTGGCCCATTCTATAGAAATACAAGCTAAATTCTTATGGTGGAATAGGATCTGCACTTGAGCAGTGTGATTCCCAGTCAGGCCTGGTTAATTACCATGACACTGTTTTATAAATCCAAGACTTAACAATGATTTTTACAACTTGCtctaatatacatacacacacttctgcAACACCATTGACTTTAGCTGGTATCATCGCAAAAAAACGTCTGGAATCATGATATTTCCTTATCAGCCACAATTTCTAACagggaaacaataaaaataatggtgAACTGACTCAAAAGTATAGTATTTGTTAAACTAGAAAAAAACCTTAAGTAGAGCCCATAGGATAACAgagtaataattataaatataaaaatgccaGAGACTTCTTGGAACCACAAGCACTCACACTCATacagaatatgtatttttaaagctgtgttgacaagaaactaaaacaattttattttcaattttaaaaacttttattttcccCCATGAACTAGTCATTAAGATAATAACTACCCTGCTTCTTTATCGTCTAGAACATCAAAGCAATTTACCTACATCATACTACAATTTCCCAGTTAGGTTTAGAAAGCTAGAAAACTCTTTATAAACAATAGACAAATGaaaaatttcttccatttctttatcaatgaaaatttaaagctccaaaccataacaaaaacaaccaaacaaaaaaccctacaacACATTCTAAAGCTCCAAGGCATTACGCCTAGAAAAATCAAGCTTCTTCCGACCCTCTTTCCCCTGTTCTTTTATACTGGATCTCCGGGGTCCCTCAGACTGCAACCCAATAGTTCAAGAGGATGCGGCTGGGGCACTAGCAGATGCAGGTCTGGCCCTATTCTCCTCATCTGCCAAAGCCTCACAGTATTGTGCCGGCCAGTCTTTGGGGTCCTGATTATGGATTTTGGCCACAAACTTAAGAACTTTCATCTTGCTGGTTTCCAGGTTGGTTCGCGGGCCCCACTGTAATTCATAGTCCACAGGATCGGTGTGGGGTATCCTCCGGTACTCCAAGTAGCGCTGCCGCACAAAGTCTTCCGTAATGAGTTTCTTTGGGTCGCCAAAAATTAAATGCTTCTTAGTGGGATACACTCCGAGCCGTCGCAGAAAGTCCCAGACCTCAGTCTCGGTGATGGTGTTGCCTTTCATGAAGATAAGCCCCAGGACTATCATAAGCAGGCCCGAGGTAGGGGTACCCTGATCGCCCCTCACCTCAGCATCCTCCTCCACCGGCTCCAGCATGTTGATGAGGATGTAGGTGTGGCTCTTGGGCTCCAGCTCCACCAGCTTGTACCCGAACACGTATTGCAGGCGCTCGGTGGCCAGCTTCAGAAGGTTGGGGTACACGTCCCGGTAGTCGCCCACCACGTGCTTCAGGATGTCCGTACGCTTGATCGGGATCTTCTTCTGGTCCTTGATCAGCAGGAACTGCACCAGCTCCGCAACCTTCAGCTCCAGCTGCTTCTGGGTGCGCGGCCCCACAACGGGGGGCGACAGGGAAGCGCGGGAGCCCTGAGAGGCGCCGCCCGCACCGCGAGACGTGCTGGGTACTTCCTCGCCAGCGCCTCCCCAGTCGCGCTCCTGATCAGCCTGTGTGCTGGGCCGGCCGCGGCCCCTCGGCTTCTGCAGCATGTCACAGGTCGGCAGAGAGCAGGCCACGTTCAGGAGCGGTAACCGCCAGGAGACTCAGCCGAGCGCGCCAGAGAGGATCTAGGAGAAGTTGCGGCGCGCGCGCGTGACGTCACGTCGCCGGCGGGCTGCGTCCAGGAGGCGGAGCTATACGACTGGGAGCCAGCCTGCGGGGCGGGGCATCTCCATGGCTAGGGCGCATGCGGAAGGCCTTGGCGGCGGCTGTTCCCCACTGAGCTCTAGCTccagttttggtttggtttggtttttcgcaacagggtttctctatgtagccctgactgtcctggaactcactctggcctcgaactcagaaatcagcttgcctctgcctcccaagtcctgggattaaaggcgtgcactaccactagCCCCAATTTTTGAGAATAGAATGGAGTTTATGAGCtcatataaatagaaaacaagaacCAAAACTCGGCAAGTGTGCGGTTGAATTCTAGGGCACACCGGTTTAGACACGTCTTATAGCTTTTCCGTAGTTTTTAAGTTACAAAGTTTGTATATGGAGCACAAAGGATAAATATGTGGAGTGgaaaaataaaggagaggaagagaagacctGGGAAGTCAAGAAAAAAGTGTTGATCTGTGCACCAAATGCAGACATGAAGGACCAGGGGGACCCCGCATTGGCATCTTTCCTTGGCAGAGTTCATATCCACCTGGCTAGTTAAGATCTGTACAATCCTTTGGAGTCTATAAGGGAAGTTATTCTCAAAAGTAAGATTTCTCCTGCTATTTTCAGGCTCACATTCTCTTCATTAAATTTCAGTTAAATGACCATGAGAAACCACATAAGCACTGCCGATAATATGTCTTAACTTGGTAATGTGGGCTGACCTTTTGGTAGACATGTTTGCGAAAACTGCCTTGGACCCACATCCACAATTTTAGCAGAAACATGTTAGAGGAATGCTAACCCCAGAGGCACTTGCTCTCTCAAGAGATTACCATTTAATTTAGGTTACCAATGATTGGGAGTAGCAATAATGTAAATTTCTTAATTCTCTTTCTTAATATATAAGCTTTAAAACCTcaataagaaagagaagagctATCATCCTTTACAATTTGTGATGTGTGAGGTTTGTAGATAGTTTAAACTGTGCAACTCTAATAGACAAAATGAGTCATTTCATTAACTCAAACCATCAGCAGTCTGTTGCTATTACTGCTGCAGATCTCAGCAAATGGGTTTCTTCTCCATTTACTGACAAAGGAACTGAAATTTCCTCTGTCGTTTTTAAAGCTACCAAGAAAATAGGTAAACTATTCAAAGAACAAACTCAAATTGATTTCCTCCTTAATGCAAATATATTCAGAGGAAAGCAATTCAGATCACATTATTTGAATAATAACACCAAAACATGGCcttattaaaatttcattaaatgTAAGCAgcataaaatttttgtttataattCAATATGAAAATGCATTCTGATAATGGGAGTTGCAATGCTAATATAAAATCCCATTCCATGTGTGATTCAAGTGTTCTGAAATCTAGTGAGCTTTGAGCAGTAACTTTCTATTCCACACAGGGTCCACAAAGACATCTTCAAAGGTTGGTCTCAATGACAGAGGTGGCAACAGTTTGAATGTGTCCTTTAAAGCTTGCACGTTAGAAATGTAATCCCCCAAATGGAGAGGGCTGTGTCCTCACGAGTGAATGAATGCCATGGTCTCTGTAATGAGTTTGCCATTGTACTCTCTACTGGTCTCATGACACAGTGATGCTCAACAGATCTGGTACCTGGCCCTTACtgcaccccccaacccccccaacccccccaacccccgttcAGAGCCACGAGTGAAAGACAATTCTGCTATTTCCAGTTTACTCACTCTATGCATTATTTTACAGCAACACAAAATGGACCAAGAccaactaaataaaacaaagcatcaTGACACTCTTCCATTCATCTGCTTTAGTTTCCCTGCACATTGAAATCTGTATTTAAGTTCATCGAAGCCTCCTGCGATCTAAAAAATCTGCAAAAAGGTCCCTCCAGAAGGATCAGTTATGCCTTGAGCCAAACAATTTCAGCAGCCAAGAGataagagagaaatggaaaataagatGAGAACTGCTGTCAGCCATCAGGCTGGGTTTCAGTATTTTCTGTGTTAATTTCTTCACAGAGCACCACGCAACTCCAGCAGCTAGGCTAGCACCCAAGACTAGAAACCACAGCATCTTTTAGcagcacacccacacagacagcAGATGATCCTGACTCAAAACACATGAAGAAAGATACCAGTCTTAAGTTTCAAAACACCTTTCTCCACACCATCCAGGATGCAGATGAGAAAACGCAGGCACAGAATGATGTGATTAAAACAACGTAGGTTGCAATGAGAAGGTTGCCCAGACCCCACATTCTACTTCAAATAGACAATGGAAACTATGAAGTCATAACACTGATGGTGGCAGATGGCAACAGTTAGTGCCTCTACAAAGATAATTGTAAATACTGCCTCTTCAGCCCCACAACAACCCTGTGGGGCATGTTGATTTATTACTTTCATTCATGGAAAAAGATAGGTGAAACACAGACAAGGTGACCTTGAAGAAGTAAAGCTTTGGCCTCAGGGAATCTAGATTACAATTCTGGAAAAGCTAACCACACTCCAAATTTCAGCTTCCAGACCAACaacaatctgaaagaaaggaaTCCGGAATTTAAAGAATTAGCTAGGATTTGTTTGCTCAGGACCTAGCCCAGGGTCTGGTAGGGTGCTTGGTTACTGTTAGTTTCTTTTCAGGGGGTTATGTTAACGAAAATATCTGAAGATGATGCAAAGTTGTATGTGTGTAAAGGAATAAATACAGCCTATCTTTCTTAGGGTCCTAGCTGGGTGGCAGAATTAAATTTATGAggtaacttttaaatttaatttgttttttttttcagtcctgaGGCTCAAATCTGGGGCCTCACATACATtaagcaaatgttctaccactgactGAGCTATGCCCATGAGACAGATTAATTAGATAAACACATACACCTTTAGTCCAAGTGTTATGggacactgttttaaaaaaaaaaaaaaattttaaaaaataacaaaacaaagtttcaaaGAAGCTGCAAGACCTAGGTGCTTTCGTATTTGAACAAAGAGAGGTAATTGTGGAAATTAACTAAATTATGTGGGAAGGCTAAAGGACAGTATCAGAAGAGGCTGCTCGCCTCTGACCTCTTGGCCAGGACTCAGCAATGTCTCCTTTCTCTGGCTGTGGGCAGGCAGCTTGCGCTTGAAAGTCTGTATCTCCTGTtttcaaaggaagagaaggagctaAGGCTGCCCTTCTCACATCTGCTGTTTTTCAAGTGCTTTAGTTCGAAGTAATCCTTATGCCAAAGTGGTATATTCTGGGTGGCATATTCTGCTACCTAGCACTAGAAAGATGTTCATCTCAGTggagcacatgcacatataaaaatcAGGAAAAGGTCAGAAAGAAATATATAGACATCGCTGTGCCATTAAGGCTGTATGCTCTGGAAAATAAGaaagttgatttttattgttgtttagaAGATAAATGAAAATCATCTCCTTGGTGAAGCCTCACTCCGCAGTGACATAATGCTCTGCCGGTTATGAGGCTCAAATTTCCAGTAAATCCAATGTGATTGGAATATGGCAAGTGCGACTTTCGGTAGAAACCTCGGAGTCAAGGAGGTAAATgaccaaaacagaaaagaaatgtgcAAATGCTTTGTGTGGATGACCTTTCTGAATGTATCGTCAGACcccaaaaggaggaaaaatagaaattcttTGAGGGGAACCCCAGACTATCAAAGGCACCGAGCAAAGCTCCACAGAGCTCGTTCCATTTCTCTAagtaattaaatgctttcttctatctcCTTGGCAGCAGATGCCTGCCAGCAAGCTCTAATCATCTATATTATCTACTAGGGGCTGCTCTTCATTCACTGATATTTCTTGTTGAAGCAGAAAACGATTTTAAGTCCTCTAATAGCAATGCAGTGCTAAAAGCAGGTGAGGACCTTTTGGGAAGAAAAAGGGATAATCAAAGCATGCGGCTAGCATGCATGAACAGTTTCCCTACCTTTTCTTGTGCAGCAAGCATGCGAAGTTGAGGCACAAATACTGATTTTGGTGCTACAAAACAACGGCAACCAAGATGCTTTAAAGGATTCAGTGAAGTTCTTTGTGTCCGCTCACTGTTTACTCATAAAACCCATGTCTACCCATCCCTAACAAAGGTCCTCCAGATTGGACCACGTGCATAGAACATTTTGTTCCTCGTAAAAGTTGATCAAGCCTAGCAGAGCTTCCCTTGGCTGGGGAAGGGTGTGGCTGATGAGACAGTGGCTTGCTAGTACAACAGCCACTCGGCACAAAGCCTCTTATTAAACTCTCTTttcaagaaacagaaagtacacaGTTACCAAGGGCCCTGATGAAAACCATTAAGGTGTACTGAATTATGATCGTATAAGGTCTCAAGGAGGAATAAGACTTGATCTGTTTGCTTGGTTTCTTCCTCccactgcattttttttccctttagaaatTGCTTCTTCCACCTCTAGGAGACCTTGATCCTACTCTTTCCATTGTTGCTGCATATGATTTGTGCCGGGTACAGTAATTGTGCCATCTAGCCAGCATCTGACAAGAGGGGCCCACACAGGTCCTCTTTCCTGCATTATCAAGATGAAGGGTAACACACAGCTAGCTGTTATTACTGTGGTTTgcacaaaaaaacaaccaaacaaacaaaaaaccaaaaacaaacaaaaaaccttcccTCATGGTGATGCCAACTCAAAAGAAACCTCCAGCAATGGAGAAATAATTCAAATCCTGCCATCTGAATCCCTGTATCCTGAATTCCAGGTTAGACTCCTGCGGATAACTGAACACGGGGGCATCTTTCACTAATCTCCTTTGTGTTGCTTTCTGACATTTGAAACTAAGCTAAGTCTGCAGGTAAACCAAGTATTCAGGGGAAAGGGAATGTAAGGGGGGAGGCTCTGGTGCACAGGAACGAGGGTAGGGAAGGTAGTATCTCCTCTGAAGACATTGTAATGCCATGGGAAGACAACTGAAAACAATCTGACATAGTATTCTGTGGCAGGGAAATTTGCTTATTAGTTTACTTGTTGGAAATACAGATGGAGAAGCCAAGCCATGAGGGCCACACTTTTgcatacagatatatgtatgtacattctgGCCATTTACCCCTGGAGTTTCAGACAGCTTGGAGCACACAGCCATATGTCATTTAATGATAGAATATTGCTAGGTGATTCTGTCACTGGGTAAACACagagtatatttatataaactaaGATGGTCACAAAGGAACCAggcaacttaatttttttaaaaaaataatttatttatttatttatttacactccatattttatccccacACCCTggccaccctctgactattccacaccCCATACCTCTTCCCTACCCCCTGTCTctacatggatgtccccaccccccaccccacctgacctctaaacttcctgatgcctccagtctcttgagggttaggtgtatcatctctgaatgaacacagactcagcagtcctctactggatgtgtgttgggggcttcatatcagctagtgtatgctgcctggttggtggtccagtgtagGAGAggtctcgggggtccaggttaattgagactgctggtcctcctacaggattgcccttctcctcaggttctttcagccttccctaattcaaccaggAAACTTAATCTTAGAGGATGGCCATTGCATGTAAGGTCCATGGCTGACTGAAATGTTATATTGTATGAGGTGTGGCCCTGCTTTAACACATCTGCTACTCTAGACTGTCCATGTTATTTAACCCAAAGCATGTTTCCATAGTTCTCTCCATGTAAGAAACAGGCCCTCATTCTTTGAAACTACACCTAGGTGGGCAGTTAACTACATTCAAAAAGCCAGGGCAccaaagagagcagagaaggccAACAATGCAGATCGTTTTTACAAAAGCCATCCACATTGGGATGGGAAATAAAAGTCGGtaggaagaaataattaaaatgttagaaaaattaaagaatcCAAATATCACATTATTCCTCATAAATATGACACCATCAgcgaaaatataaaaaagtaatgATAATATTCAAGGCAGCCAGGAAGGTCCATGTATGCATGATTGAGGGAGATCACCACAGACAGAAGCTGATGGGCTGTGGAATCCTGGAGCATGGTAAGTTTACCCAGCCCATGTCTCTAGTCCTTCTCCTTTCTGGCTCTCTCCCTCTGACCAATAAGCTAAATGGCAGGCTTTCAGGGCTAGCATGAGATAAGCAGGGGCCACGGGTTCTCCAAGATCTGCAGAGGCAGGGACAAGTGGAAACATCTTCTTTCCCAAGAAGTTGGGTGCTGACTGTTAAACTAACGAACCACTTTCCAAGGTCAGGGGAGACCCAGGAATATGGTGCAAGACTAGCAGATGCTTAGGTCTCTATTCTGAGAACTACTGTCCTCCATGCCTAGGGTTAGATTATTAACAGCCCTCAGGGGAAACTTAATGGTCAAATGAAAATATACCAGGCCTTGAGGTTGGGAAAGTCTTGGGCTCCAAGAAGCTTCTCTATGAGGTTATTATAGACTCTGCCAGAAACCCCTAGGTTTTCATTACCTGGCAGTCTAACAGTTTTCTAGTGATTCCCAGCCATGtgctctaaaaaaacaaaaggaagaagcaCAGCATCCTTGCATATGTGGCTGAAGTGAACTTCACCATTACAGGTGGTCTGAGAACCTGAGTGAGTAACCGGGAAACTGGTAAATCTTCAGCCACCATGACCAACCTCTGATCTCATCAGAGAGAACACCCAAATAATAAATCCATGAATGGAAGTAGGACATCACTACTGACCCAACAGAAATGATTTATAAGGAAATGCTAAGAGCCATGCAATGCACCAATAACACTGCTTTAACCAAGGCTCCTAATGTAGTATTACACAGCCGAGCTCTGTCACGGGCTTGTCTGTGTTCTTCATAGTGCCCTAGACTATAACTGTATTTGGAGgtattttttaacataaatatacTAAGTTATAGTGGGACATTTAGGATGAGGACCTAAACCAGTAGGACAGGTGCCTTTATCAAAGTAGATCAATAATCTACATGCATAAAAGAAAAATCCCTAAGATGATGTCATAGTGGAGAGTGGCCATTTTACATGCTAAGAACTGAAGAGATAAGGAGACGTCAAACCTTCATCTTGTATTTGCGGCCTCCAGATCTATGAGAAAGATTTCTATGGTGTAAGCCACCAGTCTGCAGTATTCTGTTACAGTAGCTATAACCAActaatgcacatacatatagagaCAGATATCAGAATCGAGAGTTCAGAAATAATTCCACACATCTATGATTAATTTTCAGGAGAGGCTAAATGATTCAATAGATCAACAGCCAATGATACTGGCCATCTGGGACAGTACAAAGCAAAGAGTGAATTTTGATCTTGACCTTACACCATGCACAAAGCAACGCAAAATGAGTCACACAGCAATAGTGAGAGCCAGCACTATAGAACTAAAGAATGAAACACAAAAGTACATTTGTGTGAACTTTGGCATAGTGGCCTTTTATATTCAAGACCAAAAGTAGACTTGTTAAATAAGAAAACTTAGAaggctgggcctggtggtgcaggGCTATAAGCCCAGTTACCTGGAGTGTAACTCATCAACGGAATGTGATGTGGACAGATGAAAATATCAGGAAATTAGACAATGCTGCAATAACTGTAAATATGCTGAGAGAACTCTAAAGCAGTACTTTCAATGGGCATATTTTATGGTGTATTCATTGGGACTCCCTAAACTcaactttaaaaaacaacttcTACTAAGTGTAGTGAGATGAAATGGGATAACAAACAAGCATTAAGACCACCCAGCGGATCAAGTCATGTGCCAAGACTTTCTGCattaacaacaatgaaaaaacattttgaattatAAAATCAATCAAAATCCAACAAAGGAGAGTCTCCTGTGGAAATAATGATTTCAGTCACAATCAGGAAGCATGCTTATTTGCATCTTAGATTAAATCTAAAATGGGCATCTTTAAAATATGCTGCACAGTTTAGGAAAGGTGAGTTTATCAGAGCTCTTGCCACCAACTTCCCATGGGTCCAGGAAGAAAATATCAAACTGGTTAGGGCTCAGGCTTTCCCTACAGAAAGAAGGGCCTGGGCAGGTAATATACTTCAGGTCTAAAGTATAGCAGTCTATgaaagaattcaaaacaaaactcaacaaaaagaaacatacacaagTATTAGGAGAAAATTAAAAGCCATTCTAAAAGTTAACACATAAAAGTATttatgggtgtgtgggtgggtgagagggagagagagagaaatagagagagagagattgatttatgtttattatgtgtatgtaggtgaTGTAGATGTCTGTGAAGGGTTAAGTACCCTGTAACAGACAACTGCAAATTTgtttgggaaccaaacctgggtcctctgcaggggCATCAGGTGCTCTTAAGCCATGAtgcacctctccagccccagcagttAACCATTCTTAAATGAACATCTATTTCCTTACTTCTCGGGTGAGTCACTGGCAGCCGCTGGTGAGACACAATGAATTGCCTATCTTGACTCTGTCTTCATCTATGCAACATAACAAGGTGACTTCTGGAACAAAGAGATGCTTCCATGTAGAACTACTCTGGAGTCAGACTTCAAGGATAGTGACATCCCTTGTGAAATGGAAATGGGAGCTTTGGCTGCCACctgccaccctccctcccctcccccacctctctcccttccctctctgtaTTTAACTCATCATCTATGGAAGAGTCTGGGTCCCTTTCTTGACACAGGTGGAGGCAGAAGTTGTCCTTCCTCACAATTTAGACTGTTAAAATTAGCTGTGTTAAAGCATGAATCTTGTGCATAGTGTCCTTAAAAAGACAGGGGACGGGGGTTGCTTTAGGGAGAAGCTACTGAGAGCCTGCCATTACTGGATCCTGTGCTTCCTCTGACCTGGGCAATTTGGTTATATCATATCTAGCCATAAGCCTTCATATTCATCTTCCTCTCTGTTTTGCCcct includes:
- the Nsmce3 gene encoding non-structural maintenance of chromosomes element 3 homolog; translation: MLQKPRGRGRPSTQADQERDWGGAGEEVPSTSRGAGGASQGSRASLSPPVVGPRTQKQLELKVAELVQFLLIKDQKKIPIKRTDILKHVVGDYRDVYPNLLKLATERLQYVFGYKLVELEPKSHTYILINMLEPVEEDAEVRGDQGTPTSGLLMIVLGLIFMKGNTITETEVWDFLRRLGVYPTKKHLIFGDPKKLITEDFVRQRYLEYRRIPHTDPVDYELQWGPRTNLETSKMKVLKFVAKIHNQDPKDWPAQYCEALADEENRARPASASAPAASS